In a single window of the Nodularia spumigena CCY9414 genome:
- a CDS encoding TMEM165/GDT1 family protein, with protein MNLDSVPVTFSVTSETENQPEIKDCNESNLTAVIVEPVQPVVTDSQKKQESVVAIFATTFITIFLAEIGDKTQLSTLLMSAESHAPWVVFLGSGVALITTSLLGVLLGGWMANRLSPKTVEKSAGMMLLFISLMLFWDVIHNS; from the coding sequence GTGAATCTTGACTCTGTACCTGTAACTTTTTCTGTCACATCTGAGACGGAAAACCAACCAGAAATAAAAGACTGTAACGAATCTAACTTAACGGCTGTAATCGTTGAGCCAGTTCAGCCTGTAGTTACTGATAGTCAAAAAAAGCAGGAATCAGTAGTGGCAATTTTCGCTACCACTTTCATTACAATATTTCTTGCAGAAATTGGCGATAAAACTCAGCTATCCACTTTATTAATGAGTGCGGAATCTCATGCGCCGTGGGTAGTGTTTCTCGGATCTGGGGTGGCGCTAATCACCACCAGCTTGTTAGGTGTGCTTTTAGGTGGTTGGATGGCTAATCGCCTCAGTCCCAAAACTGTAGAAAAATCAGCCGGGATGATGTTATTGTTCATTTCCCTGATGCTGTTTTGGGATGTAATTCATAATTCGTAA
- a CDS encoding iron chelate uptake ABC transporter family permease subunit yields the protein MLKTRPLITGTLILLTLLFLHINQHPTTVITAIFTPDDSALHNIVRYIKLPRTVIPIGAFIGAVVAFGVVYVAAWQNGVAPARLALVGIAVSAFCAAGINLLVVKSKLQVAQALVWLAGSTYARQWDEVWQLLAFPVILLPLGWLFARKLDLMALGEDLPRILGMRLQASRGVILAIAVALAAAAVSTVGTISFVGLIAPHTARILIGDRHRKLLPIAAILGAILVTLADIVGRVVLAPQEIPSGLVTALIGTPYFLWLLISKPSHS from the coding sequence ATGCTCAAAACTCGCCCCCTAATCACAGGAACCCTAATACTACTAACACTCCTCTTCCTCCACATCAACCAACATCCCACCACAGTCATCACAGCCATATTCACCCCAGACGACAGCGCCTTACATAACATCGTGCGTTACATCAAACTACCCCGCACCGTTATCCCAATTGGAGCTTTTATCGGTGCAGTTGTCGCCTTTGGGGTGGTTTATGTAGCCGCTTGGCAAAACGGTGTCGCACCAGCGAGGCTAGCATTAGTCGGAATTGCGGTGTCTGCCTTTTGTGCGGCTGGGATTAACTTATTGGTGGTGAAATCAAAATTGCAGGTAGCCCAGGCTTTAGTGTGGCTAGCTGGTAGCACCTACGCTCGTCAGTGGGATGAGGTGTGGCAATTGTTGGCTTTTCCGGTGATTTTACTGCCCTTGGGGTGGTTATTTGCCCGCAAACTAGATTTAATGGCGTTAGGGGAAGACTTACCCCGAATTTTGGGGATGCGTTTACAGGCATCTCGTGGTGTAATATTAGCGATCGCTGTTGCTTTGGCAGCTGCGGCAGTATCCACAGTGGGAACTATCAGCTTTGTGGGGTTAATTGCTCCCCATACTGCTAGGATATTAATAGGCGATCGACACCGCAAACTATTACCAATAGCGGCGATTTTAGGCGCAATTTTAGTAACTTTAGCTGATATCGTGGGTCGTGTTGTCCTAGCTCCTCAAGAAATTCCTTCTGGGTTAGTTACAGCCCTCATCGGGACACCTTATTTTCTTTGGCTTCTCATCTCCAAACCATCACACAGTTAA
- a CDS encoding IS607 family transposase, with amino-acid sequence MFKPHEFAEKIGVSVKTLQRWDNSGKLPAKRTPSGHRFYTENDLLIIQGLKPTEQHRKNIVYCRVSSNGQKPELRNQITAMETFCLNRGLAVDEWVSEIGGGLNFKRKKFLSIMMSMLQGEIAIIVIAHKDRMCRFAFEFIQELSNSVNCEIIVANQESLSPQQELVEDLMAIIHCFYCRLYGLRNYSKEIKTNLKNAIDKPVHDMAELDKQEIQC; translated from the coding sequence ATGTTTAAACCACATGAATTTGCCGAGAAAATTGGAGTTTCTGTTAAAACACTACAAAGATGGGACAATTCTGGAAAATTACCAGCAAAAAGAACACCATCGGGGCATCGGTTTTATACAGAGAACGACTTATTGATTATTCAGGGATTAAAACCCACAGAGCAACATCGTAAAAATATCGTTTATTGTCGCGTTTCTTCTAATGGACAGAAACCGGAATTGAGGAATCAAATCACCGCTATGGAAACATTTTGTTTAAATAGGGGTTTAGCTGTTGACGAATGGGTATCGGAAATTGGCGGAGGCTTGAACTTTAAAAGAAAGAAGTTCTTATCAATTATGATGTCTATGCTTCAAGGCGAAATCGCAATTATTGTCATAGCTCATAAGGATAGAATGTGTCGTTTTGCTTTTGAATTTATACAGGAGTTATCCAACTCTGTTAATTGCGAAATAATTGTAGCTAATCAAGAATCATTATCTCCTCAACAGGAATTAGTAGAGGATTTAATGGCTATCATTCATTGCTTTTATTGTAGATTGTACGGGCTAAGAAATTACTCTAAAGAGATTAAAACCAATCTCAAGAATGCCATTGACAAACCAGTACATGACATGGCAGAGTTAGACAAACAAGAAATACAGTGTTGA
- a CDS encoding ABC transporter substrate-binding protein, translating into MSKFTRRNFLTAATASALTVACNRSPRPQNFSKIATRVVALEWVYAENLLALGIQPVGVADIRGYQKYVNVQPSLAESVVDIGTRQEPSLEAIAQLKPDLILGVELRHQTIYDTLSAIAPTLLFNPYP; encoded by the coding sequence ATGAGCAAATTTACCAGACGTAACTTTTTAACTGCGGCGACAGCTTCCGCCTTAACAGTAGCTTGTAATCGTTCTCCCCGTCCCCAAAATTTTAGCAAAATTGCCACTAGAGTAGTTGCCCTCGAATGGGTGTATGCAGAAAACCTCCTAGCCTTGGGAATCCAACCTGTAGGAGTTGCAGATATCCGGGGCTATCAAAAATATGTGAATGTACAACCATCCCTAGCTGAAAGTGTAGTTGATATAGGGACACGCCAAGAACCGAGTTTAGAAGCGATCGCGCAATTAAAACCTGATTTAATCCTAGGTGTAGAGTTAAGACATCAAACCATTTACGATACCCTATCAGCGATCGCACCCACTCTACTCTTCAACCCCTATCCATAA
- a CDS encoding RNA-guided endonuclease InsQ/TnpB family protein, producing MLLSIKTKLKLTKAQEIIMSKHAGIARFTYNWGLATWRQLYKDGFKPNKYILKKFFNNHVKTEFDWIKEKGICQKITQYAFDNLGDAFSRFFSAKSDYPNFKKKGRNDSFTIDAGGKPIPVGGKSIKLPTIGWIKTYEGLPHTTCKSITISRTADSWFIAFAYEQEHEPTLKKYEVVGVDIGVKELATLSTGVVFPNPKHYKTNLRKLKRLSRKLARKIKGSNNRYKAKITLARHHAKIANLRKNTLHQITTYLCKNHAKIVVENLNVSGMLSNHKLAQVIADCGFYEFKRQLEYKAKKFGCEIIIADRWFPSTKTCSNCGHIQDMPLSERVYNCQNCGHSMDRDLNAAIVLSRLAKP from the coding sequence ATGCTTTTGTCCATCAAAACAAAGTTGAAATTAACCAAGGCTCAAGAGATAATCATGAGTAAACACGCAGGAATAGCGAGGTTTACTTATAACTGGGGTCTTGCTACTTGGAGACAACTTTACAAAGATGGATTTAAGCCCAATAAATATATACTAAAAAAGTTCTTTAATAACCATGTAAAAACAGAATTTGATTGGATTAAAGAAAAAGGTATTTGTCAGAAAATAACTCAATATGCTTTTGATAATTTAGGGGATGCTTTCTCTAGATTCTTCAGTGCTAAGAGTGATTACCCTAACTTTAAGAAGAAAGGACGCAATGATTCTTTCACTATTGATGCAGGTGGAAAGCCTATACCTGTAGGTGGCAAGTCGATAAAATTGCCTACAATTGGATGGATAAAGACCTACGAAGGTTTACCGCATACCACTTGTAAATCAATCACTATATCTCGTACTGCTGACAGTTGGTTTATCGCCTTTGCTTATGAACAAGAGCATGAACCAACCCTTAAAAAGTATGAAGTTGTAGGTGTGGATATTGGGGTAAAAGAATTAGCTACTCTTTCTACAGGTGTAGTATTTCCTAACCCCAAACACTACAAAACTAACCTGAGAAAACTTAAAAGACTTTCTAGGAAACTCGCCAGAAAGATCAAGGGTTCCAACAATAGGTATAAAGCTAAAATTACATTAGCTAGACACCATGCCAAGATAGCTAACTTGAGAAAGAATACCCTTCACCAAATCACTACTTACTTATGCAAAAACCACGCAAAGATAGTCGTAGAGAATTTGAATGTTTCAGGGATGCTATCTAATCATAAATTAGCTCAAGTAATTGCTGATTGCGGATTTTATGAATTCAAGCGTCAGCTAGAATACAAAGCTAAGAAGTTTGGTTGTGAAATAATCATTGCTGACCGTTGGTTTCCATCGACCAAAACCTGTTCCAATTGTGGACATATTCAAGATATGCCACTTTCAGAAAGAGTTTACAATTGCCAAAATTGTGGGCATTCAATGGACAGAGATTTAAACGCAGCAATAGTTTTATCGAGGTTGGCTAAACCTTGA
- a CDS encoding TMEM165/GDT1 family protein, which translates to MDWHLLGLSFITVFLSELGDKSQLAAIALSGGSQSRKAVFFGTAGALLLTSLLGALAGGAVAELLPTRLLKAIAAVGFAILAARLLLFNDEAC; encoded by the coding sequence ATGGACTGGCATCTTTTAGGACTCAGCTTTATTACAGTTTTTCTCTCAGAATTAGGTGATAAAAGCCAATTAGCAGCGATCGCACTTTCAGGAGGTTCTCAATCTCGGAAAGCAGTATTTTTCGGTACGGCTGGTGCATTATTGCTCACCAGCCTTTTAGGAGCATTAGCCGGTGGTGCTGTGGCGGAATTATTACCGACGCGTTTATTAAAGGCGATCGCAGCTGTAGGGTTTGCTATCCTGGCTGCACGTTTGCTATTATTTAACGATGAAGCCTGCTAG
- a CDS encoding NB-ARC domain-containing protein, which produces MARSLKVRHDCIDQVKLAVIRNGYPNQRSLAYDTGLALATVSNFLTGKAVNHGTFEELCRRLNLDWKEISIFNDQPQNYCKTTDYSEKNRSWGTAIDVSSFHGHLQELRQLKTLILEDGCRLVTLLGMGGVGKTSLATQLATEIQDQFDYVIWRSLQYTNSGTNVIIELVSLLSDEEETQPDINLLIDYLRTYRCLLIFDNLETVLDAGSLGKFRPEYHIYADLIQAIGKTNHNSCLILTSREKPTEVAILEQVGLKVRFLQLEGSPEVALQIVELKQLLGSDEQKQELCDRYNHNPLQIYMVTNAIIELFDGEIGKFLEQNILLLSDIIHLLEQQLNRLSDIEWHIMYFIAIHRQLSTIDTLAQNIWTNVPKFQLLNAIERLISRSLIEKTAKGYTQKLVVMKYVGEKLKQQILMELINRKFSLFNKYLLFPETSKKYLIKNQFSVNLKAIAEQFCNYFTSKTDIKRHFQGILEEVQTFRQQLSKYGVFNLIHLCDYLEIELTEAEKDVLPFYITEIRSNYSID; this is translated from the coding sequence ATGGCAAGGTCTTTAAAAGTTCGTCATGATTGTATTGATCAAGTTAAGTTAGCAGTGATACGTAATGGCTACCCCAACCAAAGAAGCTTGGCTTATGATACAGGTTTAGCTCTAGCTACAGTTAGCAATTTCCTGACTGGTAAAGCTGTTAATCATGGAACTTTTGAAGAATTGTGTAGGAGATTAAATCTTGATTGGAAAGAAATTTCTATTTTTAATGACCAGCCACAAAATTATTGTAAAACTACAGATTATTCGGAAAAAAACAGAAGCTGGGGGACGGCGATTGATGTTTCATCATTTCATGGACACTTACAAGAACTGAGACAGCTAAAAACATTGATTCTAGAAGATGGCTGTCGCTTGGTGACATTATTAGGAATGGGCGGAGTTGGTAAAACGAGTTTAGCGACTCAATTAGCAACAGAAATTCAAGATCAGTTTGATTATGTGATTTGGCGATCGCTACAGTATACTAATTCGGGAACTAATGTTATAATTGAATTAGTCTCATTGTTATCCGATGAGGAAGAAACTCAACCCGACATCAATCTACTCATAGATTATCTGCGTACTTATCGATGTCTATTAATTTTCGATAACCTAGAAACAGTCTTAGATGCGGGTTCCCTGGGAAAGTTTCGCCCTGAATATCACATATATGCTGATTTAATTCAAGCAATTGGCAAAACCAACCATAATAGCTGTTTGATTTTAACATCTAGAGAAAAGCCGACTGAAGTCGCAATTTTAGAGCAAGTAGGTTTAAAGGTGCGTTTCCTCCAGTTAGAAGGTTCTCCAGAAGTAGCGCTTCAAATAGTAGAATTAAAGCAACTGCTAGGTTCCGATGAGCAAAAACAGGAATTGTGCGATCGCTATAATCATAACCCTTTACAAATATACATGGTTACTAATGCTATAATCGAGCTATTTGATGGCGAGATAGGCAAATTCCTAGAACAAAATATTTTATTGCTGAGTGATATTATTCACTTACTAGAGCAGCAGTTAAATCGCCTTTCTGACATAGAATGGCATATTATGTACTTTATAGCTATTCATCGCCAATTGTCAACTATTGACACCTTAGCTCAAAATATTTGGACGAATGTTCCTAAATTCCAACTTTTAAATGCAATAGAAAGATTGATTTCGCGCTCACTAATTGAAAAAACAGCTAAAGGTTATACCCAAAAACTTGTAGTGATGAAGTATGTGGGAGAAAAACTTAAACAGCAAATTTTAATGGAACTGATAAATAGAAAGTTTTCCCTGTTTAATAAATATCTGCTTTTTCCGGAAACATCAAAAAAATATTTAATAAAAAACCAATTTTCAGTGAATTTAAAAGCAATTGCCGAGCAATTTTGTAATTATTTTACTTCAAAAACAGATATCAAGAGACACTTTCAGGGCATTTTAGAGGAAGTGCAAACATTTAGACAGCAGTTATCTAAATATGGAGTGTTCAATTTGATTCATCTCTGTGATTATCTGGAAATTGAATTAACAGAAGCAGAAAAAGATGTACTGCCATTTTACATCACAGAGATTAGATCAAATTATTCAATTGATTAA
- a CDS encoding PIN domain-containing protein, protein MQHEKVFRHPLTVMEVKYGLAINPQRAVKIQSIIETLLNSITILPFDSKEAEQAAQIRSFLKQAGSPIGAYDVLIAATAVINNHIVVTSNVREFQRVPNLQIENWRSV, encoded by the coding sequence ATGCAACACGAAAAAGTTTTCAGACATCCTCTAACAGTTATGGAGGTGAAATATGGATTAGCTATCAACCCACAACGCGCTGTTAAAATTCAATCAATTATTGAAACCTTATTAAATTCAATTACAATTTTACCTTTTGACTCGAAAGAAGCAGAACAAGCAGCTCAAATCAGAAGCTTTCTTAAACAAGCAGGTTCACCTATTGGTGCTTATGATGTCCTCATCGCAGCTACCGCAGTCATCAATAATCACATAGTAGTGACATCTAATGTCCGAGAATTTCAAAGAGTACCTAACTTGCAAATCGAAAATTGGCGTTCTGTGTGA
- a CDS encoding lectin-like protein: MSRNTSPSQTWLKLVVDQSLDTVFDLLHQFANTPRFRESIAVTFGKSVDASGFQTAWINRDFATLPPIEIRSAAEINGANGAFSQDTGKIYLAAEFIRQNANNLEAIANVLLEEYGHFVDAQINVIDTPGDEGAIFSSLAQGKILSEQELAVLQAEDDTATITLDGQVIEIEQNNPVLKVTNNNDSGAGSLRQAIIDAGNKAGVDTIDLTSVSGTININSSLVLGASNHINFVDDGNTTISGQNARQILTVDGANVTFSRLTFANGLARGGDGNNNGGGGGLGAGGALFINAGNVTLNNVTFSGNRAIGGNGGAAGVSSGQNSYNSNNTNGVAGGQGGRLNYSTSGGGASGGSGGSKGDSNNYDGSNGSPGSPGGFGGGGGGGGGGGGAYGWVGADQGGNGGNGGNGGFGGGGGGGGGGGADYDRDSTNDNGSGGAGGAGGSFGGKGSDGVGGLAVGNTSSEASNNNRLSGRGGGGAGLGGAIFVNSGASLTLLNSVFTGNSVAGGQGGNIGEGVAPNIFLKNGATAQAIGTNYSDTSGTITDVTFPTNAYQYKGSIYRHTTDETWQQAQLQAQSLGGNLVTVNDEAEQRWLVSTFGSSEPLWTGLTDEVTEGQFKWVSGETSTYTNWYPGEPNNDGNEDYVGMNFRDAGKWNDYPSTTSQRGIIENKFYEYNGSKYLLTGPGTWEQAQAQAQSLGGNLVTINSQVEQDWLVNTFGTEQLWIGLTDKVTQGQFKWASGENSTYTNWYPGEPNGNNGQEDYVGMNFGGAGKWNDYPSTYSQRGIIEINQYAATGSNTDSQFFVLAKPEKFTVSAVGGFGPDIFQLRSYDGLTTSQKVSGSQGSDIFNISIEGSSGTVGLDFNTGKLKQLAELLVEPDWDVREERRAADLTHASMGASIDYIAIAAKSATFFDITDTAENVIDVFAVTAHWANDRANIAKNYNLDIKEYQNNLAGIGNFFDGQGANGWGTVNVTQRRSIVEIMDFQPGIDTITLPKLTDNNSYNYTLASGSINGTSVEVAYNNQTNEPSTFLRIYIDPNLFPTVQGQNVGVTQFIESLFTNNATNGVIGKTRNNTSKVAVSGESYTGTIAGDYIYVTENNPTVGSVKIYGLAGDDLLAGRKNGTNEIYGGEGNDLIVPGGVNDIIDGGTGYDQVYYSQNTVGISITSSNSTNFKNVESVVGTDYNDTINFSDLQVAPEDGLPINLEGSGGNDTLIGSQYNDVINGGEDDDYLDGNEGSDILFGGLGADKFVFNSVLEGIDTIKDFSHLEGDKIVIGSTFGATATSQFNYDDNIGALSFGSNQFATLNTNSGFIITQDLILYNNNLSLNINGSSNEYALSAASQDVTDEFTISADKTQLGLSGNTWKKLDIGNYNITNNTILEFEFQSSKRGEIHGIGFDTDNDVINNPQNLFQLSGTQNWGLNNFKNYSTGSGWQSYSITVGDYFTGDFNYLTFANDHDVASPDSNGQFRNIQLYENQNNNLSLNINGSSNEYALSAASQDVTDEFTISADKTQLGLSGNTWKKLDIGNYNITNNTILEFEFQSSKRGEIHGIGFDTDNDVINNPQNLFQLSGTQNWGLNNFKNYSTGSGWQSYSITVGDYFTGDFNYLTFANDHDVASPDSNGLFR, translated from the coding sequence ATGTCTAGAAATACCAGCCCATCTCAAACTTGGCTGAAACTCGTAGTTGATCAATCATTAGATACAGTCTTTGATCTGCTACATCAATTCGCTAATACTCCTCGTTTCCGTGAGAGCATAGCAGTTACATTTGGTAAATCAGTTGATGCTAGTGGCTTTCAGACTGCTTGGATAAATAGAGATTTTGCAACTTTACCTCCTATTGAAATCCGCAGTGCAGCCGAAATTAATGGTGCTAATGGGGCTTTTTCTCAAGACACTGGCAAGATTTATTTAGCTGCTGAGTTTATTCGTCAAAATGCTAACAATCTTGAAGCAATTGCGAATGTATTGCTGGAAGAATACGGGCATTTTGTTGATGCACAAATTAATGTCATAGATACACCGGGTGATGAAGGGGCAATTTTTTCGAGTTTGGCACAAGGGAAGATTTTAAGCGAGCAAGAATTAGCCGTGTTGCAGGCTGAGGATGATACGGCGACTATTACGTTAGATGGTCAGGTTATTGAGATTGAGCAGAATAATCCTGTCTTGAAAGTCACTAACAATAACGATAGTGGTGCAGGTTCTCTGCGCCAAGCCATCATTGATGCGGGTAATAAGGCTGGGGTAGATACCATTGATCTAACCAGCGTCAGTGGCACAATTAATATCAACAGTTCTCTAGTTCTTGGTGCAAGTAACCATATTAATTTTGTTGATGATGGTAACACCACCATTAGCGGTCAAAATGCCCGTCAAATTCTTACGGTGGATGGGGCTAATGTTACCTTCTCTAGACTGACCTTTGCTAATGGTTTAGCCAGAGGAGGCGATGGTAATAATAATGGTGGTGGCGGTGGTTTAGGCGCAGGGGGGGCGCTGTTTATTAATGCAGGGAATGTCACCCTTAATAATGTGACTTTTAGCGGTAACAGGGCTATCGGTGGTAATGGTGGTGCAGCTGGTGTGTCTAGCGGTCAGAATAGTTACAATTCTAACAACACTAATGGGGTAGCCGGAGGTCAAGGTGGGAGATTGAATTATAGCACCAGCGGAGGCGGTGCATCGGGTGGTAGTGGCGGTAGTAAGGGTGATAGCAATAACTATGATGGCTCCAATGGCAGTCCAGGAAGCCCAGGTGGTTTTGGCGGTGGTGGCGGTGGCGGCGGTGGCGGCGGCGGTGCTTATGGCTGGGTTGGTGCAGATCAAGGCGGAAATGGTGGAAATGGTGGAAATGGTGGTTTTGGCGGTGGTGGCGGCGGTGGCGGCGGCGGCGGTGCCGATTATGATCGTGATAGTACCAATGATAATGGAAGCGGTGGAGCAGGTGGAGCAGGCGGTAGCTTCGGTGGAAAAGGAAGCGATGGAGTCGGTGGACTCGCCGTTGGAAATACAAGTAGTGAAGCTAGTAATAATAACAGATTAAGCGGCAGAGGTGGCGGTGGCGCTGGTTTAGGTGGTGCGATCTTCGTTAACTCTGGTGCGAGTTTAACCCTACTCAATAGCGTTTTTACTGGCAACTCAGTCGCAGGTGGTCAGGGTGGAAATATCGGTGAAGGTGTAGCTCCAAATATTTTTCTCAAAAATGGAGCTACAGCCCAAGCCATTGGCACAAATTATAGTGATACCTCCGGTACAATCACGGATGTTACCTTCCCAACTAATGCCTATCAGTATAAGGGGTCTATCTATCGCCACACTACTGATGAAACATGGCAACAAGCTCAACTTCAGGCACAGAGTTTAGGCGGAAATCTTGTCACCGTCAATGATGAAGCCGAGCAACGTTGGTTAGTCAGTACCTTTGGTAGTAGTGAACCACTGTGGACTGGGTTAACAGATGAAGTCACAGAAGGCCAATTCAAGTGGGTCAGTGGTGAAACTTCTACTTACACTAACTGGTATCCAGGTGAACCGAATAATGATGGGAATGAAGATTATGTGGGGATGAATTTCCGTGATGCTGGCAAATGGAACGATTACCCCAGTACCACTTCTCAAAGAGGCATTATTGAAAACAAATTTTACGAGTATAACGGCAGCAAATATCTCTTAACTGGTCCTGGAACATGGGAACAAGCTCAAGCACAGGCACAGAGTTTAGGGGGAAATCTTGTCACCATCAACTCACAAGTTGAACAAGACTGGTTAGTTAATACTTTTGGTACTGAACAACTGTGGATTGGGTTGACAGATAAGGTAACGCAAGGCCAGTTCAAGTGGGCAAGTGGTGAAAATTCTACTTACACTAACTGGTATCCAGGTGAACCAAATGGTAATAATGGACAGGAAGATTATGTGGGGATGAATTTCGGTGGTGCTGGCAAATGGAACGATTACCCCAGTACCTATTCTCAAAGAGGCATCATTGAAATCAATCAGTATGCTGCAACTGGAAGCAATACAGATTCTCAGTTTTTCGTTCTCGCAAAACCCGAAAAATTTACCGTTAGTGCGGTAGGTGGTTTTGGTCCTGACATTTTCCAACTCAGATCCTACGACGGCTTAACCACCTCACAAAAAGTTTCTGGTTCTCAAGGCAGTGATATATTCAACATATCAATTGAAGGATCATCTGGTACAGTCGGACTGGACTTCAATACTGGCAAACTCAAACAGTTGGCTGAACTTTTAGTAGAACCTGATTGGGATGTTAGGGAAGAACGTCGTGCTGCGGATCTTACTCATGCTTCAATGGGGGCTAGTATTGATTATATAGCAATAGCAGCTAAATCAGCAACGTTTTTTGATATAACCGATACAGCTGAGAATGTAATTGATGTTTTTGCTGTTACTGCACACTGGGCTAATGATAGAGCTAATATCGCAAAAAACTACAACTTAGACATAAAGGAATATCAAAACAACTTGGCGGGTATTGGTAACTTCTTTGACGGTCAAGGAGCAAATGGTTGGGGAACTGTCAACGTAACGCAAAGAAGATCCATAGTAGAAATTATGGATTTTCAACCAGGGATAGATACCATCACACTTCCTAAGCTAACTGATAATAATTCCTATAACTATACATTAGCATCAGGTAGTATTAATGGAACAAGTGTAGAAGTAGCGTACAACAACCAAACAAATGAACCATCAACGTTTTTGAGAATTTACATAGATCCAAACCTTTTCCCAACAGTACAAGGTCAAAATGTTGGTGTAACGCAATTTATTGAGAGTTTGTTTACCAACAATGCGACTAATGGTGTTATCGGTAAGACTCGTAACAACACCAGCAAGGTAGCAGTCAGTGGAGAAAGCTACACTGGAACTATTGCTGGGGATTATATCTATGTTACCGAAAATAACCCCACTGTCGGCTCTGTCAAAATATACGGTCTTGCCGGTGATGATCTACTTGCAGGACGCAAAAATGGGACTAACGAAATATATGGTGGAGAAGGTAATGATTTAATTGTACCTGGTGGAGTGAATGACATTATTGATGGTGGTACAGGATATGACCAGGTTTATTATTCACAGAATACGGTAGGAATTTCTATCACCAGTAGTAACAGTACCAACTTCAAAAACGTTGAATCAGTCGTAGGTACTGACTACAACGATACTATCAATTTCAGTGATTTACAAGTTGCCCCAGAGGACGGATTACCCATAAATTTAGAGGGTAGCGGAGGAAATGACACTCTTATAGGCAGTCAATATAACGATGTCATTAATGGTGGAGAAGACGATGACTATCTTGATGGTAATGAAGGTAGTGACATTCTTTTTGGTGGACTTGGGGCTGATAAATTTGTATTCAATTCTGTATTAGAGGGTATTGATACTATCAAAGACTTTTCTCATTTGGAGGGAGATAAGATCGTGATTGGTTCTACCTTTGGCGCAACTGCCACAAGCCAATTCAATTACGACGATAATATAGGTGCTTTGAGCTTTGGTAGTAATCAGTTTGCTACTTTGAATACCAATTCTGGTTTCATTATTACCCAAGACCTGATATTATATAACAACAACCTCAGCCTCAATATCAACGGTAGTAGCAACGAATACGCTCTTTCCGCCGCCTCCCAAGATGTCACAGATGAATTCACCATCTCGGCTGATAAAACTCAACTAGGACTATCCGGTAACACCTGGAAAAAACTGGACATTGGTAATTACAATATTACCAACAACACCATCCTGGAATTTGAATTCCAAAGCAGCAAACGAGGAGAAATTCACGGAATTGGTTTTGATACTGACAATGATGTCATCAATAACCCCCAAAACTTATTCCAACTTAGTGGAACTCAAAATTGGGGACTGAATAACTTTAAAAACTATAGCACTGGTTCTGGTTGGCAATCTTACAGTATTACCGTAGGAGATTACTTCACCGGAGATTTCAACTACCTCACCTTTGCCAATGACCATGATGTAGCCTCACCTGATAGTAATGGTCAGTTCCGCAATATCCAACTCTACGAGAATCAGAATAACAACCTCAGCCTCAATATCAACGGTAGTAGCAACGAATACGCTCTTTCCGCCGCCTCCCAAGATGTCACAGATGAATTCACCATCTCGGCTGATAAAACTCAACTAGGACTATCCGGTAACACCTGGAAAAAACTGGACATTGGTAATTACAATATTACCAACAACACCATCCTGGAATTTGAATTCCAAAGCAGCAAACGAGGAGAAATTCACGGAATTGGTTTTGATACTGACAATGATGTCATCAATAACCCCCAAAACTTATTCCAACTTAGTGGAACTCAAAATTGGGGACTGAATAACTTTAAAAACTATAGCACTGGTTCTGGTTGGCAATCTTACAGTATTACCGTAGGAGATTACTTCACCGGAGATTTCAACTACCTCACCTTTGCCAATGACCATGATGTAGCCTCACCTGATAGTAATGGTCTGTTCCG